One window of the Strix uralensis isolate ZFMK-TIS-50842 chromosome 3, bStrUra1, whole genome shotgun sequence genome contains the following:
- the ALKAL2 gene encoding ALK and LTK ligand 2, which produces MSGLRSPGLLGLVLLMLSAGYCKEKTDSADLKDRQSLLNLIMEIIQELKRYHLEKDSGVQYFSKHDYNLDRREVADYGGYQDEQRVEIVPRDLRMKDKFLKHLTGPLYFSPKCSKHFHRLYHNTRDCTIPAYYKRCARLLTRLAVSPMCMEG; this is translated from the exons ATGAGCGGACTGAGGTCTcctgggctgctggggctggtgctctTAATGCTCTCAGCAGGATATTGCAAAGAGAAAACTGACTCCGCAGATTTGAAGGACCGGCAAAGTCTCTTAAATCTGATCATGGAGATCATTCAGGAACTGAAAAGGTACCACCTGGAGAAGGACAGTGGGGTGCAGTACTTCTCCAAGCACGACTATAACTTAGATCGAAGGGAAGTGGCTGACTACGGAGGATACCAGGACGAGCAGAGAGTTG AAATAGTTCCCAGAGATCTGAGGAtgaaagacaaatttttaaagcatttaacag gTCCACTCTACTTTAGCCCAAAATGTAGTAAACACTTTCATCGGCTTTATCACAATACAAGGGACTGCACCATCCCAGCAT ACTATAAAAGATGTGCCAGGCTTCTTACTCGGTTGGCAGTAAGCCCAATGTGCATGGAAGGATAA